The nucleotide sequence ATATTAGCATATGCAGATAACGAATTTGATTTATATGGATTTTTATCAATCAACTTTGAATCTTGCAAGTCAACTTGGTGATTGTGTTGAAGGTAACAAAGAAATAGCACACCTTCGAAATATTATAGATTCACATATAAAGAAGCATAAAGGAAGTAGCACATCActtgatttaaaaaatgtagatagtaagacaaaaaaaataattaatgaGCTTCGAAAAGAATTAGAAGAAGTAAAAAAAGAGCTTGATAATAAAAGGAATGATGAATTAGCAATACAACCAATagagaataaaaaaataataaaaaaagatggAAATAGTTCTGTATCAGAACATGAAGACTTTAAACAattggaaaataataaaaataataaaattgaatcAAGTAATTGTTATATGAAATCAAAATTgactaaaaaaattaaaaagaagaaaacaAATTCATCCTGTCGTATTTGATATTTGTAGCAGTTGGTGTTTCGGCACCAATAACAGGGTTTTTAGCTTATTTATACTACTCATACCGTCTGGATTTtccatgttttttttcctttttagACTTATTAAATGTATCTTTAAATTAGAAAGCATATCAAAATAACcactttttattattatgcttTATTATACATGTTTAAATGActagaaataatatacttaatattttatggcataaaagttatattttttacattttatataataattaaatataatttaattgcttgttatattattatatatttaaatttgatatataatcacgtcatataattaatttgtCTTTGTTTAGTATTTATCAAAAACTCATTTATCCTTATTtccatgcatatatatattatgtattaatGGATTTCGAATTTACTCATTTTTAGCTAGTAtttgtaattattttaaataaactaATTTAAGCACacttattaataaaattataagcTATATTAATGGTTCAGATTTAGGTTTAGAGTTGCGTTTTGGAGAACTCGTATTTTGGATCATGATCCTGCAGTGTGGGTTATAGTTTTACTCTATGGAATCTATTCTTTGAGTTAgagttatatttttattaatttgtttataatttgatcatatttatttgtctATAAATGgtgattaaatatatatatactatacTCGTATGTTtaatttcaaaattaaGTCCAAATATGTACCACCCAAAGGAGCATATCCATTAATACGAAATGAGTTGcataacattttttccataaagTGTAATATTGATTTAATATGATTAAAAACAGGatattgaatatatttaatatatagtatattgactatatatgaattcatattatctgtatcataattatttattacataaaaCTTGTTAATACATAGTTATATTGAATTATGcatatcataatatatgtctttatttgatgaaacatttatattagaaaacttattatttgtataatatttgtttaatttaaatCGTATTTTGATAACcgaataatataatattattatatatgaaggtataaattataattatattcatttggTACAATTGTCTATactacaatatatattcatattaatatgtgTTTTTAAGATTAATTAATCATATTaccaatatataatagatattcataaaatatagattcATAAATATCGATCGATATCCGACAATACAACGTTATCTATAGAATGCATTTTATGCAtctaacattttttaagttttaaTTGTAGTTactattttcttttttgtaTTCCCTTTACAtttgtattaaaattaattagtAATAATAGAAGTTGCTTTATAtgttttgatttatttatcataaggtataataatagattaatcattattaatttttaagtTTTATAGTTTTGTGGTATAAATagattatattttaaaatagttaaaaaataaaatataagtatattaataaaatttaatgttatagttttttctaataattataaataatatgataaatataatagcgttatcattatatgcctataacatataaactacataaaaatatttcactAATAACtaatattgaaatattgttttttgtgaaagcttcatataatataagtATTACATAATATTATCGGAAAGAcacataataatacattataaAAGTATCAACCgctatatattattgttaaaGATTCAATTTGAATTTGTAGTTTTatattctaaaaatatgaatcaATGGTGAAAGGGTTAAAGCCTCAATCATGTTAAAtgtcattttattattccatATTAACGcgtattatattatcatttttaatgaatcatcattttttaatcacAAACAGGATTATTTCATATagaattaatataatatagaattttaaataaattatttgaatgtatatacattaataactataataatataatatataatataaaaatgagcAATGCAAAACAGTTAAcgaatatttatataaatttatatattaaaagagCAAATATATCTTATCTCTCTCCTCTTGGAGGGTAATATAACAACCTAATTAAACATAGTTTTCTATTatactttaaaatttgCATCAATAGTTATTTATGTGCTAATATttactatatattattttaaaagcaATTTACATTCAAAGGGTTATTTAAACTTATAAATAGCTTAATAAATGCGGTTCAGTGCTAATTGTTGTTTTAAGgaatggaaaatatatgcaaaatatattataaaattaaccAATAAAGAATATTTCTAAATTGGAATATGTaggaataaaataaagttataGGACTCATTAAAATggattattaatttatctttattcattaaaaacaatataaatttatataatttgcaTAGAGATGTAACATAActtaatttgaaaatactataattttaataaaacatgGTATATAGTATTAGAAACAGATATATAagtatttaatatattttaaaaaatgactatttatatacatttaaaaaatatgctaaCAATagatttattaattttatatttacagTCTCATGGGTATTAAtctatttattaaaacatgAGAAacaaatttgtatttttctatattaagACATAATATAAGGGAATGTGTTTTAAACTTATTACAAAAATccttaaaattttataataaaattataatggatattattaataattatgaatttATGCATAAATTATGTTATACATATGaccaaaataaatatctcCAACTTAAGGCAGTTTAGCTAAtctgtataaatatatataaacttGCTATGGTGTttctatttattattactttatattattttttaaatgaatactaaaaaaaatgagttTAACTACAGataattgttatatatagaatACAAGCTTGCATCCCCTATTTTGATGCagtatatatgaaattaaatatgACATACTAATTTATAgctcaaaaataaaatttcaatATGACAATTGTGATGTGGTACATACAATTTCTTGAATAAAAGTGTTTGTTATTAcgcattttttatattgcatta is from Plasmodium berghei ANKA genome assembly, chromosome: 14 and encodes:
- a CDS encoding fam-b protein: MRVSILKCVLFSIVICSFEYAQNHMQITNLIYMDFYQSTLNLASQLGDCVEGNKEIAHLRNIIDSHIKKHKGSSTSLDLKNVDSKTKKIINELRKELEEVKKELDNKRNDELAIQPIENKKIIKKDGNSSVSEHEDFKQLENNKNNKIESSNCYMKSKLTKKIKKKKTNSSCRI